One Acidobacteriaceae bacterium genomic region harbors:
- a CDS encoding DUF4238 domain-containing protein — MTISTNMTTHAKKQHYVPQCLLRGFSIAGKDRVYVFDKSRAISYPSAIRDVASENYFNEVDFGDFSVSFENRLELVEANAAPVIQRIVATEDLSGISLEDRASLIVFIAIQMVRTKAEREALDQTHDLLVGRLGGEANALRAGLPPKDKEMHKLSILYHLPETINTFGKPLAEKLIMLQRAPAKERFLIGDDPIVRDNSFPTRNGLGNLGISNQGIEIYLPLSPKLVLALMCPSILGVMEAARGSGSHFASFEAERFLHALQAGKPFLLTYTNIRRLNSMQIANATRFVMSDADDFSFARQMIKDQPSIAFPPKYVR; from the coding sequence TTGACCATTTCGACGAATATGACAACGCATGCTAAGAAACAACACTATGTCCCGCAGTGCCTCCTCAGAGGGTTCTCCATTGCGGGGAAAGACCGAGTTTATGTCTTCGACAAGTCTCGAGCAATCTCGTACCCGAGCGCGATCCGCGACGTTGCCTCCGAAAATTACTTCAATGAGGTAGATTTCGGAGACTTCTCCGTCTCGTTCGAAAATCGACTCGAGTTGGTGGAGGCGAATGCTGCCCCAGTCATCCAGCGGATTGTCGCTACCGAAGATTTAAGCGGAATAAGCCTGGAAGACAGGGCATCTCTAATCGTATTTATCGCGATCCAGATGGTTCGCACAAAGGCAGAACGTGAAGCTTTGGACCAGACGCATGACCTCCTCGTCGGAAGATTGGGCGGTGAAGCCAATGCACTCAGAGCTGGCCTGCCGCCCAAAGACAAAGAGATGCATAAGCTATCGATCCTCTACCATCTTCCAGAGACGATTAACACGTTTGGTAAGCCTTTAGCCGAAAAGTTGATCATGTTGCAGAGGGCCCCAGCTAAAGAGCGATTCCTTATCGGGGATGATCCAATTGTCCGTGACAACAGCTTCCCGACACGAAACGGGCTGGGCAATTTGGGAATTTCCAACCAAGGCATTGAGATATACCTGCCGCTATCGCCCAAGCTGGTTCTAGCCCTGATGTGCCCCTCGATACTCGGCGTTATGGAGGCCGCCCGTGGAAGTGGGTCACACTTTGCCTCCTTTGAGGCAGAGAGATTCCTTCACGCCCTGCAAGCGGGTAAGCCATTCCTACTTACGTACACAAACATTCGGAGACTCAACTCAATGCAAATCGCAAATGCAACAAGATTTGTAATGAGCGATGCCGACGACTTTTCATTCGCACGGCAAATGATTAAAGATCAGCCTTCAATTGCGTTTCCCCCAAAATATGTCCGGTGA